In Limanda limanda chromosome 3, fLimLim1.1, whole genome shotgun sequence, the sequence tgtggtgtgtgtgtgtggtgtgagtgtgagtgtgtgtgtggtgtgtgtgagtgtgtgtgtgtgtgtgtgtgtgtggtgtgtgtgtgtgcgtgtgcgtgtgcgtgtggtgtgtggtgtgtgtttgtgtgtgtgtggtctgtggtgcgtgtgcgtgtgagtgtgtggtgtgtgtgagtgtgagtgtgtgtgtgtggtgtgtgttgtgtgtgagtgtgtgtggtgtgtggtgcgtgtgcgtgtgtgtggtgtgtgcgagtgtgcgtttggtgtgtgtgagtgtggtgtggtgtgtgtgtgtgctggtgtgtgtgtgtgtgtggtgtgcgtgtgcgtgtgtgcgtgtgtgtgtgtgtggtgtgtggtgtgtggtgtctggtgcgtgtgcgtgtgcgtgtgtgtggtgtgtgtgtgtgtgtgtgtgagtgtgtggcaTGTgcgtgtgctggtgtgtgtgtgtgtgtgtgtggtgtgtgtgtgtgtatgagtgtgtgtgtgtgtgtgtggtgtgtggtgtgtgtgtgtgcgtgtgcgtgtggtgtgtggtgtgtggtgtgtggtttgtgtgtgtgtgtgagtgtgagtgtgtgtgtgtgtggtgtgtgtgtgagtgtgagtgtgtgtggtgtgtggtgcgtgtgcgtgtgtgtggtgtgtgcgagtgtgcgtgtggtgtgtgtgagtgtgtgtggtgtggtgtgtgcgtgtgctggtgtgtgtgtgtgtgtgtggtgtgtgtgtgcgtgtgtgcgtgtggtgtgtgatgagtgtgtgtggtgtgtggtgtgtggtgtttggtacgtgtgcgtgtgtgtggtgtgtgtgtgtgtgtgtgtggtgtgtggtgtgtggtgtgtgtgtgtgagtgtgtgtgtggtgtgtggcaTGTgcgtgtgctggtgtgtgtgtgtgtgtgtgtggtgtgcgtgtgcgtgtgcgtgtggtgtggtgtgagtgtgcgtgtgcgtgtgcgtgcgtgtgcgtgtgtctgtgtgtgcgtgtgtggtgtgtgtgtgtggtggtgtgagtgtgagtgtgagtggtgtggtgtggtgtgtggtgtgtggtgtgtgtgtgtgaggtggtgtgagtgtgtgtgagtggtgtgagtgtgtgtgtgtgtgtgtgagtgtgtgagtgtgtgtgtgtgtggtgtgtgtgtgtgtgtgtttgtgtgttcctcCTTGGGTTCAGTGACAACACTTGAACTTGTTTCCTGGAACATGAACACATTctttgtgtcttcatgtgttctCCACTGAGGTCTTCAGCCTGATGttggtggtggagaccaaagcagATCTAAAAGAGAGGGAACTTAGAACCTCAGTGAACCTGACCTGCTGGATTCCTCCGTGGGTCCAGTGGAGATCTGAAGCTGtggagggagacacacacatgtactgcAGCCATGAGGATGTTGTGTAGCACGTTGAAGTGGTTTTGTTCTGCAGGTTCATCGCCGTGTCCGTCCCTCTGAACTACAACCGTCAGCACGTGGACCGGCGCCAGCTGGTCCTGCTGGCGGCCACGTGGCTGCTGGCGCTGGCCGTGGCCTCGCCCGTCCTCTTCGGCATCAACAGCGTGCCGGACCGCGACCCCGGCGAGTGCAAGCTGGAGGACAACAACTACATCGTGTACTCCTCCGTCTGCTCCTTCTTCCTGCCCTGCCCCATCATGCTGCTGCTCTACTTCGGGGTTTTCCGCGGGCTGCAGCAGTGGGAGGTGGCTCGTCGATCCAGACTCCGCAGCAGCATCGACGCCTGCCGCAAGCTGCagcacgccgccgccgccccccccccgctgccggGCACCATCCCCGGGCCTCTGCCCATGCCTCTGCCCAGGATCATCGAGAGGGACCTGGCCCAGTCTCGGCTGGAGGAATCGGACGACTGCACCAAGCAGGAGCTTCCGTATCCTCGGCAGTACAGAGAGAACTCGGTCCCCACGGTGACCTTCAGCCagctgcagcggaggaggaggagagagaagatcaACAGCAGGGAGAGGAAGGCCATGAGGGTGCTGCCGGTCGTCGTAGGTGAGTGAAGCCGACAGGAAGTCGTCTGCAGCAGAACTCAGAGAACCTCCAAGGACCATGAAACCCATCGGGTCCGGATCTCATGCAACGTGATCCGCTCTGAATCCACAGCAACACAACGTTCTGTCCTCAGTGCAAAGTGTTGGTTCTGTTTGGATGGGGAGACAGGAGAGCGCCCCCTGCTGATTACAGCCTCATCTCTGCATTGATTTCTACAAACACGTTTCCTTTAGTTCCTCTTGAATGTTTGTGAGGAAACAGATCAGCTGCTTTTCAGAGAGT encodes:
- the drd4b gene encoding dopamine receptor D4b: MWVNSSQLAHTVALSPRYNVPALLLGIVLIVLVTGGNVLVCLSVHVEKALKTTTNYFIVSLAAADLMLALMVLPLFVYSEFQGGVWTLNMLLCDGLMTMDVLLCTASIFNLCAISVDRFIAVSVPLNYNRQHVDRRQLVLLAATWLLALAVASPVLFGINSVPDRDPGECKLEDNNYIVYSSVCSFFLPCPIMLLLYFGVFRGLQQWEVARRSRLRSSIDACRKLQHAAAAPPPLPGTIPGPLPMPLPRIIERDLAQSRLEESDDCTKQELPYPRQYRENSVPTVTFSQLQRRRRREKINSRERKAMRVLPVVVGCFLFCWTPFFVVHTTRALCLTCAIPPGLMSTVTWLGYVNSALNPIIYTVFNTEFKKFFKKCFRSCCCLQLSLRR